The genomic window TCGACGCCAGTTTCATCGAAAGGACATACCGCCACATTATAAACGGTGAGGTTGTCGAGATACCCCGCGATTGTCCGCGTTTATCAGAAGATGCGGTGCCTACGCTGTTCCCAGACGCACCGAAGTACTTTACCAAAAAAGCGCCCGTGAAAAGAAAGGACAGAAATATATGTGAGCAGCGCGGACctgctaaaaaacggcaaaagCCAAACTCTGTCAGCAGGCAAGAGCCCGAAGCACACGTGCAGCAGCAGGAGCACGAGGATCCCAATGTTCTTCCCGAGGTGGAGACATCTGATGCAGTTCACGCCGACGCCGAAGTTCAAAGGGTGTGCGGCAACCTCCGTCTACCCGACGAAACATGGAACAAGTTAACGTTTTGCAGTGAACGTGATTCTGCGTTATACGGCGTTTGTGAGCTCGAGGGCGAGCAGGTGGACCACATCTTGCTGCCCAAGTTGGTGAAATTCAAAGCTAATAGCAGCCAACAGAACTCATTGTGTTGCTTTGTATACTTGAGGGGCAAGCTGCATTCACAGTGTACCGCCTCCTCGCCGGAAGAAGCGCAGTCGGTGCTCGACAGCACACATGCACTTGCATTATGTCAAGGCTGCGGCATGAGACCGGAAAAGCAAGGACAGTATGTATTGTTTGCTGGGAATTACTTTTCTGCCAAGTGTACTTATGTGTGTGAGAGTGGCTCCTGCATACACTGCAAATACCTCAGAAAACTGGTGCAAAACCAAATGTCGCGAAAGCGGCGTAGCGGGGGCATGTACCAACGTCAGAAGAAGCTCGCTAACACACGCCGCAGCTTGCGTACTGCTCAGAAGAAGCTGCTGAATGCAGAACGCGAATTAGCAGCGATGCGGCAGGCAAATCAACAAATTGCCGACGAGGTGCTGGGCGCTCGCATTAAAAGTTTGCCTGAAAAGCAACAAATGGCTGTCAGGGCCTGCTTCGAGGCAGCTACAAGAAAATCAACATCTGGGATGTTGTATGAGAAGGAATGGATTTTGGAGTGTGTACTTCTGCGGATGCGTAGTCCTAAACTATACGAGCAGCTTCGTAAGCAAAAAGTTCTTATATTACCAAGCAGGACGTGTCTCCAGCGCTATACTCGCAGCTTCAAAAGTGGCTTTGGATTTAACAAAGCAGTTTTCAACGCCCTTGCTATCAAGACTACAGATATGGACATCTCCAGTAGACATGGAGGCATCATCTTCGATGAGATGAAGTTGGCTGAGCATTTCAACGTCAGTGCAGCAGGTAAGCGCTACCATTTCTTCAATCGAGCATCAGATCACTGAAGATGCACCACGTTTGCCCAGTATAGGGCCTGTTTTTATACTGCGGAGGCAATCAGTTTTTCGTTTTTAACTTATTTCCAGGGACAGTGGAAGGCTTCGTTGACCTCGGAAAGTTCACCCAGTAGGAAGATCGGACGACTCCAGCCGACCATGGGATGGTGATGATGTTTCAACCTTTTCAAGGTGAGGAAGCGTTATTATCAATTTTGTGTGCCAACACATGTTTACTGATAAAAGCACTTTCACTTTGCCAAATTAATGAAGAACTTCAAGTCGGCTCCTTATTAGATGTCACGTTTATTGAGAGTGCCTAGTCAGAATAGCGAATTGCACTTGTGTAAGGTGCAAGAAAGCCTGTCAATTTTGTGCGAAACAACTTAGCAGGTCAGGCAGCTGTCTTGCTATAAACATGAGTCTAACTATATGACTGATTTTGTGCAGGTGACTGGACACAGATATTGGGAGTGTTTTCATCCAAAGGGAACATCAAAGCAGAAATGCTGGCGAAGGTTCTTCTAGAGGCCATTCTACTGTCAGAACAAGCCGGACTTTTCGTCGACTTTGTATCCTGTGATGGAGCGACCTGGAATCGGAGCATGTGGAGGTCATTTGGAATTGGCGGTATGAAACAGAACTATTTGTTCTATTGTGGCCAATTTCAACATGCCTGCTATGTGCATGGGGCACGTGAAACAATATATATGCATCTCAATATCAGCGATATATTCCCAGAACAGTGAGGTTTGAAAAGCAGAGATGCTgactgcttcttttttctttatttcagcatCCTCAGTCAAGACCACCTGCAATGTTACCCACCCTGTGGACCCCTCCAGAAAGCTTCACTTCTGCTCCGACTTCCCACATTTAGTGAAATGTGTTCGCAACTCATTTGTAAGCACCGGGTTCACCACTCAAGATGGTCGTGCGTGTGTTGAGGACATTGAGGCAGCATGGGAGAAAGACAAAAGTTCTTTAACTCTGAAGGCCATGCCACATATTACGAGAGTGCACATTCGGCCCAATTCTTTTGAGAAAATGAAAGTTAACTTGGCGTTCACACTGTTCAGTGATGAAGTTTTGAAAGGCATGTTTTTGTTCGCATCAGACATTGACGAGATTTCTCGTTCAAAACTAATGCCCACAGTGGAGCTTGTAAAGCGAATGAGTCGACTAATAGCTGTGATGACGTCCAGGTGCCCGCGAGAGGGGCTCAGACCATCATCAGAGAAAGTTGCTGAGCTCGAGGCATTCCTTTTATTTATGGATCACTGGGAAGCAGCAGCAAAGACAGCCGGTGGGGGATTCGTGAGTAAGAGCACTGCAGAAGGTTTGCGTGTTACTTTATGTAGCACGCTTTCACTTCTTACCTACTTGACAAAGTCTCTCGGCTTTAGGTACATGCTAACAGCCCGACTCAGCCAGGACAAACTAGAGAATGTTTTCGGAATAATTAGGCAATATTCTGGTACTAATGACCATCCAAATCCCGGGCAGTTCCTAGTGACTGTAAATTGCTTGTCTTTTTACAATCTTGCTAGACCACCAAAGAGTGGGAACTCCCCAGCAGAGCTAGTAACAGCTCTCATTGACACTTCATCACCAGCCACAGGTGATGCCATTTTCGGCATACGAGACATGATCGAAGATATGCTTGAAGTTGGAGATGTTGATGGGGCTAGGTCTACACTGCAGTCTCTAAGTGGTGACCACAGCAGCTACGCCGTTCAGAAAAGTGACAGCCGTCTCATTTATTACGTTGCTGGCTATGTTGcgaaaaaattcaacaaaaaaaGCTCTTGCAACGAGTGCATTTCCACTCTTGCCACCAAGAAATCAGGAGCCATTGTCAAACCGAACAGTGAATTAGTCTGTGAATTCGACAAAGGAGGATTGCTGTATCCTTGTGACAATCTGGCCAAACTTGTGAAAACCTTGGAGGATACATTTACGTTCTACTTTTCTGCTGAAAAGTTGCACTCCTTCAGCATACACGGTTTCATGCAGTTCTTGGCAGGTATCAAACTGGATAGAGTTGGCTGCGAAATTCACAGCAAAGAACTGACCGCAAAAGTAGTCCAGTTTTTTCTGCTCACGCGTATGCACTTCTGGACAAAATCTTTGAACAAAGACAGGAGTGTCCAAAGGGAGCGCCAGAAACACTTGAAGTTGAGGAGGGTAAAGTAATTTGACCTCTTAACGTGATATGGAAGTATGTTATGACAAATGTGTGATAAATAAACATGTTTTACCATTTCCCTTGCGTGTATTTAGTATGCATCTAAAGCCGTAAGTTAACAGAAATCATTGGATCTTGCATAGATAGAACTATCGCTAAAATATTCAAACAAAATGTTCAATATCAAAGAGCCTCCAGCTGCAGCATTCCAATCTCCACTTCAAGTTTCTCAAGGAAAAGGAGCCGGAAAACGTAAATGCTTCGAAGATTTCACGCCGAAGGGAAGCCCCTACAATTAAGAGGACATGAAGGGGGGGGGGTACGGACTgagagaaaattaaaaaaaacgcacTGCACTGCAGCCAATATACTCGCTATGAAGCTATGAATGATGGAAACAGTTTAGTGTTTTTCCCTCTTCGTGAAATGTAAAGTCCGCAAGTCGTTTATTTCAACTGAACTAGACTATAAACATGGTAAAATCAGCTCAACAAGAACACGATAATAAGAACGACATAGGACGGGAACTGAAAATTTAGCGCCTGTCCTCTGTCGTTCTCCTTCTCGCCATACTTTTGCGCTGCTTTTACCATGAAGATCAACCAACTAGCCTAGTTTTGCACGCTGTTGCAGATTAAACATGTCAAAGGAAACCGATATTAGGAAACATTTAAATATAATAACCTCCGTCTGATTTAAAAgcattcttgttttgtttttttttctattgcttaGCACCGCTCAGAACTTACAACACATGCTTCTTAGCGAAACAAACACGTAGTGCCTTTAACAGCACGGGCGCGGTGTATAAGCGATTATTAGAAAGAAGTGAAACTAACGTCTAGCAGCCATACGCAAAGCAGGCAAATACCGCCGCAAGCACCTACGGCGCAGGTAGCGCCACCTGGTGTGGCCGCCATCTTTCATCGGGAATTCGTACAGCCCTCCGCTCTTGCCCGTCACACTTCCcccctctagccaccataccTCGTCCTTTGTCGTGCGTCCTTCGTGCCACGCACGTGTGAAGTCTGCTGCGTTTTGttgtcgttctttttttcttagctttCTGCAAAGTGTTTGGAGACCCGACGATGAATGCACCAGGTGACAGCGCTAAGAAGAGGCGAAAGCAGTTTTCCCTGCAAGAAAAGGTGGATTTGTTGAGGGAACTTGACTCGGGCAAAAAGCAAATCGACCTCTGCAGGGAGCGTGGCATTGCCCCGTCGACTGTCGCGACCATTtggaaagacagagaaaagattCTGAAGCTTCACCGAGAGTCACAACTTGCACCTACGAGGAAGCGGTTGCGCCTGGGAAATTTTCAAGATGTCGACCAAGCTGTGCTGACCTGGTTTAAAGATGCCCGGCTGCAAAACATCCCAGTGTCTGGCCCAATGCTTCAAGAAAAAGCCCGCAAGTTCGCCGACGCACTTGAAGTAACTGGGTTTGATGCAAGTGCGGGTTGACTTTTTCGTTTTCGCCAGAGAAACGGCATAACCTGGCAGGTAGTCTCAGGTGAAGAAAAGGCTGCGGACAAAGAGGGTGCAGATTCCTGGCGGAACGATCGTTTCCGAGAGGTGGCAGAGTCGTACTCCGAAGACGACATTTTCAACGCGGACGAGACCGCGTGCTTCTACCACCTCTTGCCAGATCGGACGATGCACTTCAAAGGTCAGCAGTGTAAAGGAGGCAAGAAGTCGCATCTCCACGTGACGGTCTTGCTCTGCTGCAATGCGTCGGGCACGAAGAAAATCAAGCCGCTTGTCATTGGAAAATACGCAAAGCCTCACTGCATGAAGAACGTCGTATCCCTACCGTTCGACTATTGTGCGAACAAGCGTGCCTGGATGACAAGAGAATTGTTTTCGCAGTGGCTCATCAAACTCGACGAACAAATgaggaaagaaaataaaaaaattcttttGAGCGTCGACAACTGTTCAGCCCACATTGTGAATGTTCGCTTGACGCACGTTCGCCTGGAGTTTCTGCCACCGAACAACACGTCGTTGCTGCAACCACTAGATCAAGGCATCATAAAGAGTGTTAAGGCGGAATGTCGCAAGCGCCTTGTGCAGCGTTTTATTATAAATTTCCGCTTAAAGCAGCCGACATCAGTCAACGTTCGTCAAGCGGCGGAAATGCTGCCGGGAGCTTGGTGGAACGTGAAGACGTCAACAATCCGTAACTGTTGGCGAAAAGCAGGCCTAATCAAGGCGCCTGCCCTAGTTGAAGACAACCTGGAAGAGGACCACAGCAACCCAGGAGACCTGTGGACTGAGGTTGAGGAACTGTTGCCCGACGTCTCCTCCTTCGACGACTACGTGGAGAGCGACAGCGCAGCACTAACGTCGGCGGACATGACAACCGAGGAGATTGTCAACAGCGTTCGCGACGTCTCCAGTGACGACGACGACCCGAAGGAAGAGGACTCTGTATCACCAAACACTGAAGAGGATGAGACCACATCACACTCGGATGTTTTAGTGCACATGAACAAAGTCCGCACCTACATTGGTCGGTGCAGTGATGTGCCCGATGAGGTGCTACGTAAAGTGGAAGGTGTTGAGGTGTACTTAAT from Rhipicephalus microplus isolate Deutch F79 chromosome 7, USDA_Rmic, whole genome shotgun sequence includes these protein-coding regions:
- the LOC142767644 gene encoding uncharacterized protein LOC142767644 yields the protein MVARGGKCDRRCIPAMGEGCAERNESSGRRKGRWCSSRCSPRLLWHARSLCAVPSPCSDATRSLSFVYPCVLRTMSSSRASTCFVPGCKGGYRSCLEKLSVFKAPKDLSRREQWARNIKRADKELTRDSVVCERHFDASFIERTYRHIINGEVVEIPRDCPRLSEDAVPTLFPDAPKYFTKKAPVKRKDRNICEQRGPAKKRQKPNSVSRQEPEAHVQQQEHEDPNVLPEVETSDAVHADAEVQRVCGNLRLPDETWNKLTFCSERDSALYGVCELEGEQVDHILLPKLVKFKANSSQQNSLCCFVYLRGKLHSQCTASSPEEAQSVLDSTHALALCQGCGMRPEKQGQYVLFAGNYFSAKCTYVCESGSCIHCKYLRKLVQNQMSRKRRSGGMYQRQKKLANTRRSLRTAQKKLLNAERELAAMRQANQQIADEVLGARIKSLPEKQQMAVRACFEAATRKSTSGMLYEKEWILECVLLRMRSPKLYEQLRKQKVLILPSRTCLQRYTRSFKSGFGFNKAVFNALAIKTTDMDISSRHGGIIFDEMKLAEHFNVSAAGKRYHFFNRASDH